A window of Streptomyces sp. NBC_01142 genomic DNA:
CGTCGAAGTCCTTGGCGAGCTTCTCCTCACCCGGGACGTGGGCGATGCGGGCCACGCCGTTGCCCTGGCGCATCACGAGGAGGTTGGAACTGATGCCCTGGCCGAGGCCCGGGATCTGCAGCGTCATCTTGAAGGTGAGGGACTCCTCGGCCGCCTTCGGCGCCGCAAGCGTCTCGACCTTGACCGGGAAGCCCTCGTCGCCGGTGACGGCGAACGACTTGCAGACGCCCACCGCGTCACTGAGCGCCTTCATGTGGTCCACGGCACCGGTGCCGGCGAAGGTGTACACCTGCTCGCTGAGGATGGAGGTGCCGGCGGCGCCCTCGAAGTCGTGCGTGTCGCCCATGGTGGCGCCCTCGACCTTGCCCGACAGGACCGTGCCGAGCGCCTTGCACTCCGGCTTGTCCACCTTGGCGATGTCGTCGTCCTTGGCGGCCGGAGAGGACTTCCAGCCGGCCGGCAGGTCCTTGACCTCCAGCAGCGCGGCCTTCATCTGCGCGGCGGTGAGCGGCGCGGCAGGCTTCTCCTCACCCTTGTCCTTGGCCTTGTCACCGGCGGCGGCGGGCTTCTTCTCGTCCTCGGTGCCACAGGCAGCCGCGGAGAAGCACAGCGCGGAAACGGTGAGAGCGGCGGCCACGCCGCGGCGCATACGGATACGCATGAAAGTGGTACTCCCCTTGAATCTCAAAAACACTGGGGAGTTCCCCCCTCCCCGATAACGGGCAGAGGATATACATACTCGCCGGTCAGCCCCCTGACCGGGTATGCCGTACCCCGCCGCCCCTCCGGGCTCGCCGGCCGCTGAAGCTTCGCCGCCGTGTCCGCCGCCGGCAGCGGTGTGTGCAGCACGATCCTCGGAAACGGGAGGGCCGGAACCCGGAACCCGGCGACGACGCCGGACGCGTTCCGGTCCCAACTGCGCTCCCTGGAGCGGTAGTCGGGTCGGCGCCGCCCGTCTGCACCGGCGGACCGTGGCGCTCGGCAGCCAAAGGGCGGATCGATCTCGCCGGCGCGGGTGAAGAACCAGGCAGCCCGCCACCCACCCCCGGCCGCCGCCGGAGCTACCTGTCCAGGCGCAGGCGTTCCGCCCTCGGCAGGCCCGCCACCACCAAGTCGTACGAGTCCTCGATCAGCTCGCGGACCAGCCCGTCCGGGAGCCCGCCGACCGTGACCGTGTTCCAGTGGCGCTTGTTCATGTGCCAGCCCGGGACGATGGCCGCATGGTCCCCGCGCAGCCGCACCGCGTTCTCCGGCTCGCACTTGAGGTTCACCTTGAGAGGCTCCGCGCCCAGCGCGCTGAGGGCGAACAGTTTCCCCAGAACCTTGAACACCGAGGTCTCGGGCCCGAACGGGAACTCCTCGACCGCCGCGTTGAATTGCAGGCAGAACGCCCTGAGCTCCTGCGGGGTCATGCGGGGTTCCCCTCCGGCTCCGCCAGCACCGTGACGATCTTGTTCCGGCG
This region includes:
- a CDS encoding MmcQ/YjbR family DNA-binding protein → MTPQELRAFCLQFNAAVEEFPFGPETSVFKVLGKLFALSALGAEPLKVNLKCEPENAVRLRGDHAAIVPGWHMNKRHWNTVTVGGLPDGLVRELIEDSYDLVVAGLPRAERLRLDR